From Companilactobacillus heilongjiangensis, one genomic window encodes:
- a CDS encoding redox-sensing transcriptional repressor Rex produces MTKTTVPNATIKRLPIYYRYFQFLKDEGTKKISSGELSEGVKIDSATIRRDFSYLGALGKRGYGYDVNDLVAFFKKLLNQDKRTNVALVGVGNLGNALLNYNFSRTNNVRIAAAFDINKEIVGTVKSGVPVYDISELKEQLNLQQIDVCILTVSSNAAQTTADLLADAGVRGILNFTPVIINVPNSIRVHYVDLANELQTLIFFLDRDKSLTEETN; encoded by the coding sequence ATGACAAAAACAACAGTTCCAAACGCAACAATAAAGCGTTTACCAATTTATTATCGTTACTTCCAATTTCTCAAGGACGAGGGCACAAAAAAAATCTCCTCTGGTGAACTATCAGAAGGGGTCAAGATTGACAGTGCTACAATTAGACGTGACTTCTCATATCTAGGTGCACTTGGGAAACGTGGATACGGCTACGATGTAAACGATTTAGTAGCATTCTTTAAAAAGCTGTTGAATCAAGATAAACGGACCAATGTAGCCTTAGTTGGTGTTGGTAATTTAGGTAACGCCTTACTAAATTATAACTTTTCTCGAACAAATAATGTTCGAATTGCGGCAGCTTTTGATATAAATAAAGAAATTGTCGGTACAGTTAAGAGCGGTGTTCCCGTTTATGACATTAGTGAATTAAAGGAACAACTTAACTTACAACAGATCGATGTTTGTATTTTGACAGTTTCTTCAAACGCTGCGCAAACAACTGCTGACTTGTTGGCAGATGCTGGAGTTCGAGGGATTCTGAACTTCACACCGGTTATTATCAACGTACCAAACAGTATCCGTGTTCACTATGTCGATTTGGCAAATGAATTGCAGACACTGATTTTCTTCCTAGACCGTGACAAGTCATTGACAGAAGAAACAAACTAA
- the manA gene encoding mannose-6-phosphate isomerase, class I encodes MSEPLFLKPVFHEKIWGGRKLETKFGYNIPDGSIGECWAISGHPHGRSEVENGEFAGQYVDDLWKNHSELFGNPKGKVFPLLTKILDAEASLSVQVHPDNAYAAEHEHELGKTECWYIIDAEPGSYLIYGHNAKNKAELDQMIESGDWDHLLRKVPVKTGDFYYVPSGTVHALNKGIMALETQQSSDTTYRLYDYDRVEKSTGKKRDLHIKQSEDTITVPHKDPKLNIESKQVGKNKFTTFVQPPVSPFFSVYHWEIKEPVELHHQIGKYTLISILSGEGKITVDGKDYDLKKGVHLIVPATVDAWTLAGDLDIIASESGEA; translated from the coding sequence ATGAGTGAACCATTATTTTTGAAACCTGTCTTCCACGAAAAAATTTGGGGTGGCAGAAAGTTAGAAACTAAGTTTGGTTACAACATTCCTGATGGTTCTATCGGTGAATGCTGGGCTATTTCAGGACATCCACATGGTAGATCAGAAGTTGAAAACGGCGAGTTTGCTGGACAATATGTTGACGACCTCTGGAAAAATCATAGTGAATTATTTGGCAATCCCAAGGGAAAAGTTTTCCCATTGCTAACTAAGATTTTGGATGCCGAAGCAAGTCTTTCAGTCCAAGTTCACCCCGACAACGCATACGCTGCCGAGCACGAACACGAATTAGGCAAGACAGAATGCTGGTACATCATCGATGCTGAGCCAGGTTCATACTTAATTTATGGTCACAATGCCAAGAATAAAGCTGAACTCGACCAAATGATCGAATCCGGCGACTGGGACCACTTGTTGAGAAAAGTTCCAGTTAAGACAGGCGATTTCTACTATGTACCAAGTGGGACCGTTCATGCTTTGAACAAAGGTATCATGGCACTCGAAACACAACAAAGCAGTGATACAACATATCGTTTGTATGACTATGACCGTGTTGAAAAGTCTACAGGTAAGAAACGTGATCTTCACATCAAACAATCAGAAGACACAATTACAGTTCCTCATAAAGATCCAAAATTAAACATTGAATCAAAACAAGTTGGTAAGAATAAGTTTACAACATTCGTTCAACCACCAGTTTCACCATTCTTCTCAGTTTATCACTGGGAAATTAAAGAACCAGTTGAATTACATCACCAAATCGGTAAATATACATTGATCTCAATTCTTAGTGGAGAAGGTAAGATTACCGTTGATGGCAAGGATTACGATTTGAAGAAAGGCGTTCACTTGATTGTACCCGCAACAGTAGATGCTTGGACACTAGCTGGAGATTTGGATATTATTGCTTCAGAATCAGGAGAAGCCTAG
- a CDS encoding CPBP family intramembrane glutamic endopeptidase, whose translation MSYRTNQFFTLLAYILLLSLGTILTMFSITGSAYFITVTIASLIVTGLMIYLVKQSGPLEFEKKTNLNHDLQWIILGTVGALVVQFGIGFADKLLFHASTDSQNTLSLLLMVKEYPYYFIYVMIAAPIMEEIIFRRVFFANLIKPTNIYIAAIVSAFMFAFMHQDTRFLVYVFMGLWFSYVYYKSENIYVSAGSHIIMNAIVLTIGIM comes from the coding sequence ATGTCTTATCGAACAAATCAGTTTTTCACATTACTGGCTTATATCCTGTTGTTATCGTTAGGAACTATCCTGACAATGTTCTCTATCACAGGCTCAGCCTACTTTATCACCGTCACCATTGCATCATTGATTGTCACTGGTCTAATGATTTATTTAGTTAAACAAAGTGGTCCTTTAGAATTTGAGAAAAAAACTAATTTAAATCACGATTTGCAGTGGATAATTTTAGGAACTGTGGGCGCATTGGTAGTCCAATTCGGAATTGGCTTTGCGGATAAATTATTATTCCATGCCAGCACCGATTCACAAAATACGCTCAGTTTACTGTTGATGGTTAAAGAATATCCATACTATTTCATCTACGTGATGATAGCTGCACCAATTATGGAGGAAATCATCTTCAGACGTGTATTCTTCGCCAACTTGATCAAGCCTACTAACATTTACATTGCTGCTATTGTTTCAGCGTTCATGTTTGCGTTTATGCATCAGGATACTAGATTTTTGGTTTATGTCTTTATGGGATTGTGGTTCTCATATGTTTACTACAAGTCGGAAAATATTTATGTAAGTGCCGGCAGCCATATTATTATGAACGCTATTGTTTTAACGATTGGAATAATGTAG
- the groL gene encoding chaperonin GroEL (60 kDa chaperone family; promotes refolding of misfolded polypeptides especially under stressful conditions; forms two stacked rings of heptamers to form a barrel-shaped 14mer; ends can be capped by GroES; misfolded proteins enter the barrel where they are refolded when GroES binds) — protein sequence MAKEIKFSEDARSKMLDGVNKLADTVKTTIGPKGRNVVLEKSYGAPEITNDGVTIAKSIDLEDHFENMGAKLVSEVASKTNDIAGDGTTTATVLTQAIVKEGMKNVTAGANPVGIRSGIEKATNAAVDELHKISHKVSGKNDIAQVASVSSASEETGKLIADAMEKVGNDGVITIEESKGIDTTLDVVEGMQFDRGYISQYMVTDNDKMEADLDNPYILITDKKISNIQDVLPLLQKIVQQGKSLLIIADDIDGEALPTLVLNKIRGTFNVVAVKAPGFGDRRKAQLEDIATLTGGTVITSDLGLELKDTTMDQLGQAGKVTVTKDNTTIVEGSGDKDAIKERVDLIKKQIGETTSDFDKEKLQERLAKLAGGVAVVKVGAATETELKERKYRIEDALNATRAAVEEGYVAGGGTAFMNVLDKVTALKAEGDVQTGINIVARALEEPLRQIAENAGMEGSVIVEHIKNEKNEVGYNAATNKWENMVDAGIIDPTKVTRSALQNAASVASLLLTTEAVVADKPDKNAPAAPAANPAAGGMGGMM from the coding sequence ATGGCTAAAGAAATTAAATTTTCAGAAGATGCACGTTCAAAGATGTTGGATGGTGTTAATAAACTAGCTGATACAGTTAAGACAACAATCGGACCTAAGGGTAGAAACGTTGTTCTTGAAAAGAGTTATGGCGCACCTGAAATTACAAATGATGGTGTTACAATCGCTAAGAGTATTGACCTAGAAGATCACTTCGAAAACATGGGTGCAAAGCTTGTTTCTGAAGTTGCTTCAAAGACAAATGATATTGCTGGTGACGGTACTACTACTGCTACTGTTTTGACACAAGCAATTGTTAAAGAAGGTATGAAGAACGTTACTGCCGGTGCTAACCCTGTTGGTATCAGAAGTGGTATCGAAAAGGCAACAAACGCTGCTGTTGACGAACTTCACAAGATTTCACACAAGGTTTCTGGTAAGAATGATATTGCTCAAGTAGCTTCAGTTTCATCAGCTAGTGAAGAAACTGGTAAATTGATCGCTGATGCCATGGAAAAAGTTGGTAACGATGGTGTTATCACAATTGAAGAATCAAAGGGTATCGATACAACTTTAGACGTTGTTGAAGGTATGCAATTCGACCGTGGATACATTTCACAATACATGGTTACTGATAACGACAAGATGGAAGCCGACCTCGACAATCCATATATCTTGATTACTGACAAGAAGATTTCAAATATCCAAGATGTTTTGCCATTGCTACAAAAGATTGTTCAACAAGGTAAGTCACTATTGATCATCGCTGATGATATTGACGGTGAAGCATTACCAACACTTGTATTGAACAAGATTCGTGGTACATTCAACGTCGTTGCTGTTAAGGCTCCTGGCTTTGGTGACCGTCGTAAGGCTCAACTTGAAGATATCGCTACATTAACTGGTGGTACAGTTATTACTTCAGACCTTGGTCTTGAACTAAAAGACACAACAATGGATCAATTGGGTCAAGCTGGTAAGGTTACAGTTACAAAGGACAACACAACAATCGTTGAAGGCTCTGGCGATAAGGATGCTATCAAGGAACGTGTTGATCTAATCAAGAAACAAATCGGTGAAACAACTTCTGACTTTGACAAAGAGAAGTTACAAGAACGTCTAGCTAAATTAGCTGGTGGTGTTGCTGTTGTTAAAGTTGGTGCTGCTACTGAAACCGAATTGAAGGAACGTAAGTACAGAATTGAAGATGCTCTAAATGCCACACGTGCCGCTGTTGAAGAAGGTTACGTTGCTGGTGGTGGTACAGCCTTCATGAACGTTCTTGATAAAGTTACAGCTCTTAAAGCTGAAGGCGACGTTCAAACAGGTATCAATATTGTTGCCCGTGCTCTTGAAGAACCACTCCGTCAAATTGCTGAAAATGCTGGTATGGAAGGTTCAGTTATCGTTGAACACATCAAGAATGAAAAGAACGAAGTTGGTTACAATGCTGCAACTAACAAGTGGGAAAACATGGTTGACGCCGGAATCATCGACCCAACTAAGGTTACACGTTCAGCTCTACAAAACGCAGCCAGTGTTGCTTCACTATTGTTGACAACTGAAGCTGTTGTTGCTGACAAGCCTGATAAGAATGCTCCTGCCGCACCTGCTGCTAACCCAGCTGCTGGCGGTATGGGCGGTATGATGTAG
- a CDS encoding cation:dicarboxylate symporter family transporter, protein MQRQRFFRVSLGWQIIIGLILGIVLGQVFYQNKVAIQVMQNIGTMFISMIQMIVLPIVISCLTVGIANMGDIKKLGRIGLKTLIYFEIMTTLAIIIGIVVANVTHPGTYIDIHSLKGSDISQYTATAKTAKHSGIWSILMSIIPTNIFASLGKGDMLPIIFFSVLFGLGTASIGKQGKIITDVLNAVANVMFKVTNWVMRLAPIGVCALIGVTVGEMGFNSLKPLALFILIAYATMAFFVFVIMALVGHLFHVRFYELFRIIENEVTLAFTTASSEAALPKMMEKMQDYGSSKGIVSFVIPTGYTFNLDGSAIYQSLAALFLAQAYNIHLSIGQQITLVVVLMLTSKGMAGVPGASFVVLLATVSTIGVPMQGLTFIAGIDRLVDMGRTAVNVVGNSLATVIIAKSEKEFDDEKRKKYVASYTRGD, encoded by the coding sequence TTGCAAAGACAACGATTTTTTCGAGTTAGTCTAGGGTGGCAAATTATTATTGGCTTGATCCTAGGTATTGTTTTAGGACAGGTATTTTACCAGAATAAGGTTGCTATACAGGTAATGCAGAACATCGGGACAATGTTTATTTCGATGATTCAAATGATTGTGTTACCAATTGTTATTTCTTGTTTGACTGTTGGTATCGCCAATATGGGTGATATTAAAAAACTTGGTCGAATTGGATTAAAGACGTTAATTTATTTTGAAATCATGACTACTTTAGCGATTATTATTGGTATTGTGGTGGCTAATGTTACCCACCCCGGTACCTATATTGATATTCATAGTCTAAAAGGTTCGGATATTAGCCAATATACAGCGACCGCCAAAACGGCTAAACATTCGGGTATTTGGTCAATTTTGATGAGTATCATTCCAACTAACATCTTCGCTTCCTTGGGCAAAGGTGATATGTTGCCAATTATCTTCTTCTCAGTTCTCTTTGGACTTGGAACAGCTTCAATCGGTAAGCAAGGTAAAATTATTACCGATGTTTTAAATGCAGTTGCGAACGTAATGTTTAAAGTTACTAACTGGGTTATGCGTTTAGCTCCAATTGGTGTCTGTGCTTTGATCGGTGTTACCGTTGGGGAAATGGGTTTCAATTCGTTAAAACCCTTGGCATTATTCATACTGATTGCTTATGCGACAATGGCGTTTTTCGTATTCGTTATCATGGCACTTGTCGGTCACTTATTCCACGTTAGATTTTATGAATTATTTAGAATTATTGAAAATGAAGTTACACTTGCTTTTACCACCGCCAGTTCTGAAGCAGCCTTGCCAAAGATGATGGAAAAAATGCAAGATTATGGATCATCAAAAGGTATCGTCTCCTTTGTAATTCCAACCGGATATACATTTAACCTTGATGGTTCCGCAATTTATCAATCATTGGCTGCCTTATTCTTGGCTCAAGCCTATAATATTCACCTATCCATTGGGCAACAAATTACCCTTGTTGTGGTATTGATGTTAACATCAAAGGGGATGGCCGGAGTGCCCGGAGCATCGTTTGTTGTACTCCTAGCCACAGTATCAACAATTGGTGTACCAATGCAAGGTTTGACCTTCATTGCAGGTATCGACCGTCTCGTAGATATGGGACGTACAGCCGTCAACGTTGTCGGAAATTCACTAGCTACAGTTATTATTGCTAAGAGTGAAAAAGAGTTCGATGATGAGAAACGGAAGAAGTACGTTGCGTCATACACACGTGGGGACTAA
- the groES gene encoding co-chaperone GroES has product MLKPLGDRVIVTVDKEEEKTVGGIVLANNAKEKPQTAEVVAVGDGLVADNGTKLPMNVKKGDKVLFDKYSGSTVKYEDSEYLILHEKDIMAIVD; this is encoded by the coding sequence TTGTTAAAACCACTTGGAGATAGAGTCATTGTAACAGTCGATAAAGAAGAAGAAAAGACAGTTGGTGGCATTGTTTTAGCAAACAACGCTAAGGAAAAGCCACAAACAGCCGAAGTTGTTGCCGTAGGTGACGGACTAGTTGCTGATAATGGTACTAAATTACCTATGAACGTTAAAAAGGGTGACAAGGTTCTTTTTGACAAGTACTCAGGCTCAACAGTTAAGTATGAAGACAGTGAATATTTAATCCTTCATGAAAAAGATATCATGGCAATCGTTGACTAA
- a CDS encoding isopeptide-forming domain-containing fimbrial protein encodes MLICFFSNQSLTVEGAGQGDVETNISRINDGITNWRAQTYATTTNNVGQISLGGNASLDYTFGAARDANNNVVLNGADNTILTDSGVSGATSLYNSKINIFFNNNGKYYGILHQGANSYKGGSPGNASDTSLDFALVTGISTLSYSNYSILKQMKYKVYYTGTDSRSKPVYKIGGFLSNQGIYAEILLRPSLSGAPIVQRELYLYNPTTSVKKFQIYYGEDTDMDSTGSNSSDNVPMYAIGDNKGLYLYSTKIASDASSKLLITNDVTDGFDNYMGEAYTSPYDWAKKGKPSGNSGTLTSPMLTYDKDDADNIGDYSRVAGSPLLYGVGSGGTIFPIVNGDGVQDSAYALRWNPTAINPGQTTHYSSAIGGTLPGYATPTVSKTYVNKTRNTGGNQVGDTLQFTLSVGISGSSWNFNRLLDTMPTGLTLDPSSVKYVWTQTQSTGSGSNMHDVDVIKGYGTAPASGTTNNQIDYNPNTDIGDKGKYVVTYDATINNKATSTVTNNADFTGHNVVHNTGDVTNRATTNIPVTIPNFKYQFTNQIRNDTTDPDGAFSSSASGKKGDIVEYQTTLSPIGIDFLKSGHFNDIVPDGLELDPDSITVNGSKKSSLDFDVSTITSGNPLTVDFKAKITSINKATVSNTATVTNVVINPSTNYGTIISDNADLNIEETLPTTSFVEVPSTIDFGSTTSIGNPRMLNNVRTDGKLIINHSANTPFNVSVSYDNTTDPIESNGNKLITSDSDNAMMFDQSNDDNTPDWKPIVIDPGVPIKSGGFSGSYNNYDLSGYIGLNKWKLLVPANSKAGKYSGKITWSIDDTPQ; translated from the coding sequence ATGCTTATATGCTTCTTTAGTAATCAATCCTTGACTGTTGAGGGTGCAGGTCAGGGAGATGTTGAAACTAATATTTCCAGGATCAATGATGGAATCACTAATTGGCGGGCACAAACTTACGCCACAACAACTAATAATGTCGGTCAGATTTCTCTTGGTGGTAATGCTTCTTTAGACTATACCTTTGGAGCAGCGCGGGATGCTAACAATAATGTAGTCCTAAACGGGGCTGATAACACCATTCTCACGGATTCAGGTGTTAGTGGTGCAACTTCACTTTATAATTCCAAAATTAATATTTTCTTTAACAACAATGGTAAATATTATGGGATATTACACCAAGGTGCAAACTCATATAAAGGTGGTAGTCCCGGAAATGCTTCTGACACATCTCTTGACTTTGCTTTAGTAACTGGTATTTCAACTCTTAGTTACAGTAACTATTCAATTCTAAAACAAATGAAATATAAAGTTTACTATACCGGAACCGATAGTCGCAGTAAACCAGTGTATAAGATTGGTGGCTTTCTTTCAAATCAAGGTATTTACGCAGAAATATTACTACGTCCATCCCTTTCTGGCGCACCAATTGTTCAAAGAGAGTTATATTTGTACAATCCCACAACTTCAGTAAAAAAGTTCCAAATTTACTATGGTGAGGATACTGATATGGATTCTACTGGATCAAATTCTTCAGATAATGTCCCTATGTATGCAATTGGGGACAATAAGGGATTATATCTTTACAGTACCAAAATTGCTTCAGATGCCTCATCAAAACTTTTAATAACTAACGATGTTACTGATGGCTTTGATAACTACATGGGCGAAGCTTATACGAGTCCTTATGACTGGGCAAAAAAAGGAAAACCTTCTGGTAATTCTGGTACATTGACTAGTCCTATGCTCACATACGACAAAGATGATGCAGATAATATTGGCGATTACAGTAGAGTTGCTGGTTCTCCATTACTATATGGTGTGGGTTCCGGTGGAACAATTTTTCCAATCGTTAATGGTGATGGCGTACAAGACTCAGCTTATGCTTTAAGATGGAATCCAACTGCCATAAATCCTGGTCAAACGACACACTATAGTTCAGCTATCGGTGGTACTTTACCTGGTTATGCCACACCAACTGTAAGTAAAACTTACGTTAATAAAACTAGAAATACCGGCGGTAATCAAGTTGGAGATACGCTTCAATTTACACTAAGTGTGGGCATCAGTGGTTCGAGTTGGAATTTTAATCGTTTGTTAGATACTATGCCAACCGGATTAACCTTAGACCCTAGTTCTGTAAAATATGTTTGGACACAGACACAATCAACTGGTTCTGGAAGTAATATGCACGATGTTGATGTCATTAAAGGTTATGGAACCGCTCCAGCTTCAGGTACTACTAATAATCAAATTGACTACAATCCAAATACCGATATCGGCGATAAAGGTAAATACGTTGTCACATACGATGCAACAATCAACAATAAAGCTACTTCGACCGTAACTAACAACGCTGATTTCACCGGTCACAACGTTGTACATAATACTGGCGATGTCACAAATCGTGCAACTACAAATATTCCTGTTACAATACCTAATTTCAAATATCAATTCACCAATCAAATCCGTAATGACACAACTGATCCAGATGGTGCCTTTTCTAGTTCAGCTAGTGGTAAAAAAGGCGATATCGTTGAATATCAAACTACTCTAAGTCCTATCGGAATAGATTTCTTAAAGTCTGGCCATTTCAATGATATTGTACCTGACGGACTTGAGTTAGATCCTGATAGCATTACAGTCAATGGTTCTAAGAAAAGTTCGTTGGACTTTGACGTAAGTACCATTACCAGTGGTAATCCTTTAACAGTTGATTTCAAAGCTAAAATCACTAGTATTAATAAGGCAACTGTCTCGAATACCGCCACGGTAACCAACGTCGTCATAAATCCTAGTACCAATTATGGGACGATAATCTCTGACAATGCTGACCTTAATATTGAGGAAACTCTCCCAACGACGTCATTTGTCGAAGTTCCTTCAACCATTGATTTCGGTAGCACCACGTCTATTGGAAATCCCCGGATGCTAAATAACGTAAGAACTGATGGTAAGCTAATCATCAATCACAGTGCCAACACACCATTCAATGTCTCAGTTTCTTATGACAACACAACTGATCCTATTGAGAGTAATGGTAATAAATTGATTACTTCTGATAGCGACAATGCAATGATGTTTGATCAAAGTAACGATGACAATACGCCTGACTGGAAACCAATCGTTATAGACCCTGGTGTACCAATTAAAAGTGGTGGTTTCAGTGGTTCATATAACAACTACGACTTGAGTGGTTACATTGGTTTGAATAAGTGGAAATTGCTTGTTCCTGCCAATTCAAAAGCTGGTAAATATAGCGGTAAAATCACCTGGTCAATTGATGATACCCCACAATAA